In Deltaproteobacteria bacterium, the DNA window GAGGACGAGAATGGTCGCATACCGCAGAGGCACAACTGCGTGGAGTAGGTCCGTGGCGTCGTTCTTGTGGATCTTCTTGCTGTCCATGATGAGGAGGCGGGCCAAGTTGTGCTGAATCCACTCCAACGAGTGCTCCGGTGCAGTCGACGGTGGAAATGGCATGCCGGCTCTGCAGTGCTCCCTGGCATCGCACAGGAATCTGAAGAATCCAGTCCGATTCAGAACCTCCGGAGCGCGCGTTCTGAAATCCTGGTCGTGGATGGCGTCGAGTGCGGTTCCAAGGCTGAAGGTACCCTTCGGCAACGCACGAAAGATGTGACCGAAGATATTCAGCGGTGGAAAGAAGCTCTTCGGCATCACCGCACCGCGCTTCTCGCGGTACTCGACTCTTCCAGGGTCCACGTCCGACGGCACCCAGAACGGTCCCAGCCCGTCGAGCATGTCGCGAATCATCTCGTACGAACGCCCGCTGTTTCCGGCCATCTCGAGCATGTTGACCATCGAGAACATGAGAGTGCCGCGCGTCTGGAAAATCATCTTGACACGCGACGTCTTCGCAGGATCGGACGAGATGCCGCGCACTGCGCAGTGGTCGAGGTACACCAGTGGCGGCCGGATCCCGACCTGGATCTTCGCCTCGCCCAGATGTCGGAACATGCCGCGGTCTACCGTGTCGCCAGTGGGGCCGCGCGGCAACTTCGCCCTAGTAGGGCAAGGCGATGCCACGCTCTCGCAGGCAAGCCTCGTACGCGTCCAGACGCGCTCGGAGCCCCGCATGCACCTCTTCGGCTCCATCAAGAGCATCATCGAGGCCAGGCGTGCCGGCGCGCTTCGCCGCGGTGAGCGCATCGACGACATTCTTGGCCGCGCGGCAAAGAATGCAGAGAGAGTCGCCCTGAACCACGATTCCCGGGAACTTTCTCCCAGGTGTTCGGACGATCGCGAAATTCGGTTCCTTCGACAGCAATTCTACGACCTGTTCCAAACGTCACCTCGGCGTGGGAGCCATTGTGCATCCGATTTGTCTTCGCGGAGGCCGCACGATATTCGCTCCGGCATGGACTACGTCGGTACCGTGAGCAGCGAAGGCGGTCCGTTCCTGCTCGCGGATGGACGAGCCATTCGCGTTTGGCGCGGCCTTCAAACGAGAGATTACGAAAAGCTTTGCGACGATCTCAGTGCGGCGGCCCCAATGTGGGGAATCGCCGTGACGGTCGATGGGCGCGATGCTGTGGCGTGGGAGCCGGAGGGAGGCTGCATCGCGCACATGTACGGCACGTCGCAGCACTCGCTGGTCCTCGTCCGAGTCTTCACGTCCGAGTTGGGCCGCGCCGACGCGGTTCGAGATGCTGGTATCCGTGCGCCGGTCGGCGCCACAGATGATATAGGGCGCATCGACATCGACAGCGGTATCCTCACAGTCCTTTGGGCACCGGAGAGCGGTGCCTGCGTCCTGGACAAAGACCTCGCTGGTACCAACCCGCGACCAAGCGGCACCGTCGTCATCGAAGGCTCATGTCTGCTCGTCAGGCTGGAACCAGGACGGTACCGGTGCGCCGCGGACAGTGTCGACGTGGAGGACGGCACTGTGTTGCGCTGTCGAATCGACCCTGAATCGGCGCGCTGAACGCACGGTGAAACGGAATGCTCTTGATGGCGCCCCGGAGAATGTCGCAAGGTCGCGCTCGGTGCGGATCGCGTACGGCAGGCCGTACTCGCGGAACGCCGACTCGAATACCTCGCGCGCCAAGTCCTCGCGCTGCTTGAGCAAGCCGTCGCAGCGCAGCAAGTACCGGCTGTGGCCCTTGGAGATGGTCAGCGGGTTGCAGCGCACGCCGTGGCCTAGTCTGGGGAACCCTCACGAACTGCACAACCGCAGCTTCGACGCCGCGTCGCTGAGGTCCTCATCCTAGCAGTCGTCGTCCAGCTCCGCTGGGCGCGCGCGAGTGTCTAGCTCCCTTGACGAAGCACCGCAATGCGTCTATATCGCTAGACGTGAACGCGCGCACCCTGCGGCGGATCTTGCGCGCGCTTGGGTGCGTCGAAGTGAGACAGACTGGCTCTCATTTGCGAGTGCAATGCGGCAAGTGCTTCTCGACGATCCCGCTTCATGCCGGCGAGGATCTCGGACCGGGACTCCTGCGCGCGATCGAGCGCGATCTCGAGCCGTGTCTCGGGAGGAAGTGGCTGCGCCGAGCGGAGCGGATCGGAGGATAGCTAGTGGCGAAGAGGACGAAAAAGTACACGGCGACCGTCGAGCGTGACGAGGCGGGATGGTGGGTCGCTACTGTCCACGGCATCGCTGGCGTCCACGAAGCGCTGGCGGCAGCAAAGCCCGGCGCGGTCCTCGGCGAAGTTGTCATTAAGCCGCGGGACCTCGGGGCCTTGCTGCGGAAGGTGCAGACAGCGCGCCAGCGCGCCAAGAAGCAGGACGCGGAGGCCCACAAGCTGCTGCGACTGGCAGCTCGCGAGCTCGAGGCCAAAGGCGTCGGGCGACGTGACGCCGGCGAACTCCTGGGCGTGTCGTTCCAGCGCGTGCAGCAGCTCGTTGACGAGTAGCGGCGCGCTGTTCGTTCAATCAGAACGCGCCGGGATGACCGAGCTCTTGGGCCTGGCTGCTGTTGCTGGATGAACCAATCCGCTCACGCGCGTGAAAGCCCCCTCTCTGCGGTGCTGTACCAGGACATCGCTGACACAAAAGTGTCAGGACATCGTTGACGGTATTGAAAAGATGGATGCCCTGGAAAGAGCAGCGCACCATGAGTTTGAAACTGCAGTTCGTGGAGCGAGCGGCGCAGAAAGGCAGCAATCTCTCTGCACTTTGCGAGGAGTTCGGCGTCTCGCGGCAGACGGGGCACAAGTGGTTGCGGCGCTATCGGGAGCTTGGTCCGCTTGGCCTGGTCGAGCAAAGCCGGCGGCCCGATTCTAGCCCGGGTGGCACCGGTGAGGACGTCGTTCTGGCGATTCTCGCGCTGCGCAATCAGCATCCGAGCTGGGGCCGGGACAAGATCTCCCGGGTGCTCCAGCGCAGACTCGCTGCGGACGCTCCGAGCCGCAGCACGGTCGTGCGCATCTTGCGCCGGCTCGGCAAAGTGAGGCGGCGCCGGCCGCCGGTGCGCATCTGGAGTGTTGACGGTCGTCCGCGCGTCGAGGTTTCCGGAGCTGACGATTTGTGGACCATGGACTTCAAAGGCTGGTGGCGGGCTGGCAACGGGCAGAAGTGCGAGCCGTTTACAGTCCGCGACGCCCACAGCCGCTTCGTGCTCGCGGCGACGCTCTTGCCAGGCG includes these proteins:
- a CDS encoding type II toxin-antitoxin system HicA family toxin; protein product: MNARTLRRILRALGCVEVRQTGSHLRVQCGKCFSTIPLHAGEDLGPGLLRAIERDLEPCLGRKWLRRAERIGG
- a CDS encoding transposase, which encodes MPWKEQRTMSLKLQFVERAAQKGSNLSALCEEFGVSRQTGHKWLRRYRELGPLGLVEQSRRPDSSPGGTGEDVVLAILALRNQHPSWGRDKISRVLQRRLAADAPSRSTVVRILRRLGKVRRRRPPVRIWSVDGRPRVEVSGADDLWTMDFKGWWRAGNGQKCEPFTVRDAHSRFVLAATLLPGARGALVRGVLEQLFHQLALRARSSATTARPSFARGRAAGLRCSPPGWCRSAFV